A segment of the Pseudomonadales bacterium genome:
TAAGGGCGGACGTGATCAATCCGGCAAAGCAATATTGAAAAGTCATGTTGCGATTTGGCTCGAGGAGCTACCTGAGGTGTTGGCCTTTCATTCAGCCCAAGCCTATCACGGCGGAGCAGGCGCATTTTATGTATTGCTAAAAAAATCAGAATCGTCAAAGCAAAAAAATCGCGAACGGCACGGCCTGCGGTAATATGTTGATTTATTCGTAAATAGTGCATTCATCATGGTTGATATCATTGATTTTACAGCATCAAAACAAAAACAGCGCAAACAACAGCGAAAATCAACGCAGTCTGCTGCTCGAAAAAAACTGCGCTGCCAGAATGGTCACCATAAATGGCAGTTAAAAACCTCGCAACAATTCGATGTTAAGCAGGGACGTTTGGTAACGGTGTATCAATGTGCCTACTGTAAAAAAATTAAAACCACCTTGCTGTAACTATCGCTTATGACACCCACAAGGCTTGCGAAAATTCGTGCTGTACTTGATCGGCGGCAACCTGACTTAACGCTGATTACTGACCATGTTCACAAAGGTAGAAATCTATCCGCTATTGTGCGAACCTGCGATGCTGTAGGCATTAGCCAGTTACACTGCGTGATGGCCGATGATGAATACAGAGCTTTTCGTGGAACGGCCAAAGGCTCTCATCAATGGGTTGATGTGAAGCGCGCGCATTCGATGCGCGAGGCGGTTGAATGTCTGAAACCACAGGGTTTTCAGTTTGTTGCAGCCGATGTTTGTCCACAAAGCGTTGATTTTCGTGAGCTAGACTATTGTCGACCCACGGCTTTTATTTTAGGTGCTGAAAAGTGGGGTTTGAGCGTTGCGGCGCGGCAGGTGGTTGATCATTTTATTACCGTACCAATGGTAGGCATGGTTGAATCTTATAATGTATCAGTCGCATCAGCGATTA
Coding sequences within it:
- the trmH gene encoding tRNA (guanosine(18)-2'-O)-methyltransferase TrmH, with amino-acid sequence MTPTRLAKIRAVLDRRQPDLTLITDHVHKGRNLSAIVRTCDAVGISQLHCVMADDEYRAFRGTAKGSHQWVDVKRAHSMREAVECLKPQGFQFVAADVCPQSVDFRELDYCRPTAFILGAEKWGLSVAARQVVDHFITVPMVGMVESYNVSVASAIILSEAQRQREQQGFYANRRLPDSIYQDLLFEWCQPIVAAYCQRQNLPYPDLGEDGEILEASKWYQSVKHLESRTQQLGS